The nucleotide window CACGTGAAGGATGCCGGGCCGCCGCCGGAGCGGAAGATGCTCGAGGTCGGCAAGGGGACGATCGACTGGAAGGCGATCTTCGCGCAGGAGAAGCTCGGCGGGATCAAGCACTTCCTGGTGGAGCACGACAACCCCGCCGATCCGATGCAGAGCATCGCGACGTCGTTTCGCTACCTGAAGGAGCTCCGCTTCTGACCTGGGACGCGATCGTCGTCGGCTCCGGGATGTCCGGCGGCTGGGCGGCGAAGGAGCTCGCCGAGCGCGGCCTCCGCACCCTGGTGCTGGAGGCCGGCCGGATGATCACGCCTGAGCGCGATTACCTGATGGACACGCCGGCATATGAGTTCCCGTACCGTGGTCTCGGCGATCCAAAGGGGACCGCCGAGAAGTTCAAGATCCAGCGGAGGTCGGTCGGCTTCTCCGAGGCGACGAAGCAGTTCTTCGTCGACGATCGCGAGCTGCCGTACAACACCGCGCCCGGCACCGACTTCTCGTGGCTCCGCTCGCGCATGCTCGGTGGTCGGTCGATCCTCTGGGGCCGGATGACGTTTCGGATGAGCGACCTCGACTTCACCGCGAATCTGCGCGACGGCGTCGGCATCGACTGGCCGCTCCGTCACGCCGACCTCGCGCCGTGGTACGAGTACGTGGAACGGTTCGTCGGCGTGTCGGGTGAGGCACTCGGGTTGGACTACCTCCCCGATTCGCATTTCCTCCCGCCGATGCAGCTGACGTGCGCCGAGGAACAGGTCAAGGCAGGACTGACGAAGGCGTATGGCGGCCGCCGCATCATGACGATCGGCCGCACCGCGGTGCTCACGCAACCGATCCATGGACGCGCGGCCTGCCACTACTGCAACAGCTGCGAACGCGGCTGCTCGACCTTCTCGTACTTCAACTCGGTGCACGCCACGCTGCCCGCGGCGATGAAGACGGGGCGCTGCACCATTCGCCCCTTCTCTATTGTGCACTCGCTGGCGTACGACGACCGGACCGGGAAGGCGACCGGTGTCCGGATCATCGACGCCAACACGCACGAGGCGATCGAGTTGAAGGCGAAGGTGATCTTCCTCTGCGCCTCGACGCTGGAGTCGGCGCGGATCCTCCTCAACAGTGCCACCGCAGGGCAGCCGACCGGCCTCGGCAACGCGTCGGACCAGCTCGGCCGCAACCTGATGGACCACATCAAGGGCGCTGGTGCGTCGGGGCGCGTCGAGGGGCTCGACGACAAGACCTCCTTCGGTCGGCGCCCGACCGGTGTCTACATCCCGCGCTTCCGGAATCTCGACGCGCGCAGCCACCAGACCGATTTCATTCGCGGCTACGGCTATCAGGGCGGAGCGGGTGGGCGCGGTCCGCTCTGGTCATCGGCGGCCGGGACGCCGGGCTTCGGCGCCGACTTCAAGCGCGGCCTCAAGCACGCCATCGGTGGCTGGGGCTTCTCCATGAGCGGCTTCGCGGAGTGCCTCCCGAACCCCGAGAATCGGATGCAGATCGATCCGACACTCAAGGACGCCTGGGGCATCCCGACGCTGAAGATCTCGGCGAAGTGGGGCGAGAACGAGCTCCGGCTGCACAAGGACATGGCGGAGCAGGCAGGCGAGATGCTCGAGGCCGCCGGCGTGAAGAACGTCAGCATCAACCGCGGCACGCCGCCGCCGATGGGGCAGACCAACCACGAGATGGGTGCCGCGCGGATGGGCCGGTCGCCGAAGACGTCGGTGCTCAACGCCTGGAACCAGGTGTGGGACGCCAAGAATGTCTTCGTGACCGACGGCGCCGCGATGGTCTCCTCCAGCTGCGTGAACCCGTCGCTCACCTACATGGCGCTGACGGCGCGTGCGGCGGCGTACGCCGTGAGCCGCCTGAAGCGGAACGAGTTGTAGATGGAACGGCGCGACTTCCTCGCGGCCGCCGCGGCGATTCCGGCGTTCCGCCTCCTGCCCGCGACGAACAAGCTCGGCGACATCGGCCTCGCGACGATCACCGTCGCCAAGGGGATGACGGAGCAGCCGGCGAAGACGCTCGATGCCGTCGCCGAAATTGGCTATACCGAGATCGGGCTGAGCCAGCTGTATGGCAGCACGGCGCCGCAGATCGAGGAGATGCTCAAGCAGTCGGGGCTCCACTGTCCGGTGCTGCACCTGCCGTGGGCCGACCTGAGTGACGCCAATTTCCCGGCGGCGCTCGAACGCTGCCACGTTCTTGGCGCGCGCTATCTCTTCTGCCCGTCACTGCCTGCGCCCAAGTGGACGACGCGGGCCGGGATCACGGAGCTGGCCGAGGTCTTCAATCGGCAGGGTGCCAAGGCGCGGGATGAAGGCGTCATCCTCGGCTTCCACAATCATGCCGCCGAGTTCGCGCTGGTCGATGGCGTGCCGGGCCTTGCGCGCTTCCTCGACGAGACCGACCGCGAGCTGATGCAGCTCGAGCTCGATTGTTATTGGGTCACCAAGGCGGGGCAGGATCCGGTGGCGTGGCTGCTCCGCAACCCGGGGCGCGTGCCGGCGCTTCACATCAAGGACATGGCGATGGGTGGCGGCTTTGCGGATGTTGGCGCGGGCACGATCGATTACCGCCGGATCTTCCGCGAGCGGAAGCGTGCCGGGGTGAAGCACTTTCTGGTCGAGCATGATCAGCCCGCGGATGAATTGGCGACGGCGCGGGCGTCGTATGGATATTTGCGCGCGTTGCGATGGTCGTAGGGGCGCGGCCTGCCGCGCCCATTATGGCGATGATCGGCGCGGGCATGCCGGCATCGCGATGATGTTGGCACGGGCGCAGCATGCTGCGCCCCTACAGCGATGATGCTGGCCTGCATCCCCCGATATCCCGGGATGCCGGCCGATGCGATGCGATGCCCCTCCTGTACGGGCGCAGCATGCTGCGCCCCCGATATCCCGAATGCATGGAGCCCCGCCCGATGGCCACTTCCCGCCGCACCTTCCTTGCCGCTTCGGCGGCCACGATCGCCGGCATCTCGCACGCCAATGCCATCCACGCCGCACCGTCGGCGCCGCGGGTGGGCCGCCTGAAACAGTCGGTCACCCGGTGGACGTATGGCGGGATGCCCTACGATGAGTTCTGCCAGATGCTGGTGAAGCTCGGCTTCGGCGGGGTCGATCTCGTGAACCCGGCGGATTGGGCGACGGTCAAGAAGCATGGGCTCAAGATCTCGACCTCGAACTCCACCACCCGCGGCGACTTCATCAGTCGTGGGTTGAATGACCGGGCCAATCATGCGCTGATCCTCGGCGAGCTGGAGACGGTGCTGCCGGCCGCGGCGAAGGAGGGGATCCCGAACGTGATCGCGATGTTCGGCAACGCCGGCAGCATCAGCCGCGAGGACGGGATCGCGGCGTGCGCGGAGGGGCTGGCGAAGATCGCGCCGCTGGCGGAGAAGGTCGGGGTGACGGTGATCCTCGAGATGCTCAATTCGCGGGTCGATCACCGCGGCTTCCAGGGCGACACCTCGGCGTACGGGATTGCCGTCGCCGAGAAGGTCAACTCGCCACGCGTGCGACTGCTGTACGACATTTACCACATGCAGATCAGCGAGGGCGACATCATCCGCTCGATCCGCACCAACGGGAAGTACTTCGCGCACTACCACACGGCGGGGAACCCGGGGCGGAACGAGATCGGCGACACGCAGGAGCTCAACTACCGCACCATTGCACAGGCGATCGCGGACACGGGCTTCCAGGGGTGGCTGGCGCACGAGTTCTCGCCGCGCGGCGACAAGGAAGTGGCGCTAACGGAGGCGCGGGACCGGTGTACGGTGTAGTACAGCCGCGCATGCCTGCCCTGAGCGTAGCGAAGGGTCAGGCCGCTTGAGTGATCGCTCCGGTCAGCAGACTGCAATGGTCTACAGGTTTCCTATGGAAAACCACACCGCCAGCTTCCGATTCCG belongs to Gemmatimonadota bacterium and includes:
- a CDS encoding GMC family oxidoreductase — protein: MSGGWAAKELAERGLRTLVLEAGRMITPERDYLMDTPAYEFPYRGLGDPKGTAEKFKIQRRSVGFSEATKQFFVDDRELPYNTAPGTDFSWLRSRMLGGRSILWGRMTFRMSDLDFTANLRDGVGIDWPLRHADLAPWYEYVERFVGVSGEALGLDYLPDSHFLPPMQLTCAEEQVKAGLTKAYGGRRIMTIGRTAVLTQPIHGRAACHYCNSCERGCSTFSYFNSVHATLPAAMKTGRCTIRPFSIVHSLAYDDRTGKATGVRIIDANTHEAIELKAKVIFLCASTLESARILLNSATAGQPTGLGNASDQLGRNLMDHIKGAGASGRVEGLDDKTSFGRRPTGVYIPRFRNLDARSHQTDFIRGYGYQGGAGGRGPLWSSAAGTPGFGADFKRGLKHAIGGWGFSMSGFAECLPNPENRMQIDPTLKDAWGIPTLKISAKWGENELRLHKDMAEQAGEMLEAAGVKNVSINRGTPPPMGQTNHEMGAARMGRSPKTSVLNAWNQVWDAKNVFVTDGAAMVSSSCVNPSLTYMALTARAAAYAVSRLKRNEL
- a CDS encoding sugar phosphate isomerase/epimerase — encoded protein: MERRDFLAAAAAIPAFRLLPATNKLGDIGLATITVAKGMTEQPAKTLDAVAEIGYTEIGLSQLYGSTAPQIEEMLKQSGLHCPVLHLPWADLSDANFPAALERCHVLGARYLFCPSLPAPKWTTRAGITELAEVFNRQGAKARDEGVILGFHNHAAEFALVDGVPGLARFLDETDRELMQLELDCYWVTKAGQDPVAWLLRNPGRVPALHIKDMAMGGGFADVGAGTIDYRRIFRERKRAGVKHFLVEHDQPADELATARASYGYLRALRWS
- a CDS encoding TIM barrel protein — protein: MEPRPMATSRRTFLAASAATIAGISHANAIHAAPSAPRVGRLKQSVTRWTYGGMPYDEFCQMLVKLGFGGVDLVNPADWATVKKHGLKISTSNSTTRGDFISRGLNDRANHALILGELETVLPAAAKEGIPNVIAMFGNAGSISREDGIAACAEGLAKIAPLAEKVGVTVILEMLNSRVDHRGFQGDTSAYGIAVAEKVNSPRVRLLYDIYHMQISEGDIIRSIRTNGKYFAHYHTAGNPGRNEIGDTQELNYRTIAQAIADTGFQGWLAHEFSPRGDKEVALTEARDRCTV